From one Triticum aestivum cultivar Chinese Spring chromosome 4B, IWGSC CS RefSeq v2.1, whole genome shotgun sequence genomic stretch:
- the LOC123091402 gene encoding uncharacterized protein, with protein MAFMATGRVAIAPTRARFVTPRSLFNWGRGAKEAETPPPQFQYHGVEPPFPMSLVANTHLRGRELSCCYRATVDGFSATDFHRRCDFKGPCVVVGYTAGGSFRFGGFSPEGYRSTDDYYDTLDAFLFYWPPAAPEDTAAAVPVVLPKVGGSGAALFDYSRGGPQFGADGLLIGPPLTAVMGVFTGPDASVGVGDLRRARSRLGLSYAKREDGKESLFGDESKVELDEVLVFCSPQIASMY; from the coding sequence ATGGCGTTCATGGCGACCGGCAGGGTGGCGATCGCTCCGACCAGAGCAAGGTTCGTCACTCCCCGCAGCCTCTTCAACTGGGGCAGAGGCGCAAAAGAAGCCGAGACGCCGCCGCCGCAGTTCCAGTACCACGGCGTGGAGCCGCCGTTCCCCATGTCGCTCGTGGCCAACACGCACCTCAGAGGACGCGAGCTCAGCTGCTGTTACAGGGCCACCGTTGACGGCTTCAGCGCGACGGACTTCCACCGGCGGTGCGACTTCAAGGGCCCCTGCGTCGTCGTCGGCTACACGGCGGGAGGCTCCTTCAGGTTCGGCGGCTTCAGCCCGGAGGGGTACCGCAGCACGGACGACTACTACGACACGCTCGACGCCTTCCTCTTCTACTGGCCGCCGGCAGCGCCGGAGGACACCGCCGCTGCCGTTCCGGTGGTGCTGCCCAAGGTGGGCGGGAGCGGCGCTGCGCTGTTCGACTACTCGCGGGGCGGGCCGCAGTTCGGCGCCGACGGGCTGCTCATCGGCCCGCCGCTCACCGCCGTGATGGGGGTGTTCACGGGGCCCGACGCCAGCGTCGGCGTCGGCGACCTCCGGCGCGCGCGGTCACGGCTCGGGCTGTCCTACGCGAAGAGGGAGGACGGCAAGGAGAGCCTGTTCGGCGACGAGTCCAAGGTCGAACTCGACGAAGTGCTGGTCTTCTGTAGCCCACAGATTGCCAGCATGTACTAG